One genomic segment of Nitrospirae bacterium YQR-1 includes these proteins:
- a CDS encoding sigma-54 dependent transcriptional regulator, whose amino-acid sequence MSRIIIIDDEPLQRDILRTILVDEGYEALTAASAEEGLKLIMELTPDVVITDLKMGGMSGVQLLDKLPYEPLRPAVVVITAFGTISSAVEAMKKGAFDYLTKPLDKDVILLIVAKAVERMNLLRENIRLHKELYDKFKIDGIIGQSKKLKEVMDVVKKVTPTSATVLINGESGTGKELIARAVHYNSSRKAAPFTAINCAAIPDNLIESELFGYEAGAFTGATHRKIGLLESTDTGTLFLDEIADMPLLTQTKLLRVLQDKEIRRLGGKENIKVNVRIIAATNKDLEK is encoded by the coding sequence GTGTCCAGAATAATAATTATAGATGATGAGCCGCTTCAGCGCGATATTCTAAGGACAATTCTGGTAGATGAGGGATATGAGGCCCTCACTGCCGCCTCTGCTGAGGAAGGGTTAAAGCTCATAATGGAACTGACACCGGATGTGGTAATAACTGACTTAAAAATGGGTGGAATGTCGGGAGTGCAGTTGCTTGATAAGCTTCCGTATGAACCCCTGAGACCGGCAGTGGTAGTGATAACAGCTTTTGGCACAATTTCAAGTGCCGTGGAGGCCATGAAAAAAGGCGCCTTTGATTATCTTACAAAACCTCTTGACAAGGATGTTATATTGTTGATTGTGGCAAAGGCGGTTGAGAGAATGAATCTGTTAAGGGAAAACATCCGTCTTCATAAGGAATTATATGATAAGTTTAAAATTGACGGGATAATCGGGCAATCAAAGAAACTAAAGGAGGTAATGGATGTCGTTAAAAAGGTAACTCCGACCTCTGCAACAGTTCTGATAAATGGTGAGAGTGGAACCGGTAAAGAACTGATAGCCCGGGCGGTTCACTACAACAGCAGCAGAAAAGCCGCTCCCTTTACGGCGATAAATTGTGCAGCCATACCGGATAATCTCATAGAGAGTGAGCTTTTTGGCTATGAGGCGGGAGCCTTTACAGGGGCAACACACAGAAAAATCGGTCTGCTTGAATCTACAGACACAGGCACCTTGTTTCTTGATGAAATAGCCGACATGCCGCTTCTTACGCAGACCAAACTGCTGAGGGTGCTTCAGGACAAGGAAATACGGCGTCTTGGCGGCAAAGAAAATATAAAAGTAAACGTAAGAATCATAGCTGCCACCAACAAGGATTTGGAAAAGGA
- a CDS encoding ATP-binding protein: MLNRLFFIPSIKIRLILMMMLLTFIVTSSLVFFNLQLEKNLLLQVERQTGELTKAIQIGVEEITGKTDKARLSKYLTDLNKKGIKEISIISTDSKEILASTNQLKVGAPVSHRKKELVIKAELGEHVSDDDKIYNVIIPIVAEGQQYGYIHLIINKEDFSSLIKQNTFKRLFTTTLVFSIATLITLVFSRRYTLPIKRIVDASRRISAGDLNQRVTVVSKDEIGQLADSFNYMAEKLRESKNLEDKLRDAQHLTGLVQLTRDMAHEIRNPLNFINLSIDYINDKFVPAEKDNAQQFKNLVGGIKHEIQRLNKFVNDYLDFSRPLKFTLIPVRINSLLEDVLALIWAKAEAEGVTIIKDYDSDIELKVDPDFFKTCILNIITNAFQAMSYSGRAGVLRITTVHTEEEFMLSISDNGTGISVENKKKIFEPFFSTKQNHPGLGLPMTLRVMEEHDGRVEIESTEGEGAEVRLILPCPCTTLCPE; encoded by the coding sequence ATGTTAAACAGGCTTTTTTTCATCCCGTCTATAAAAATCCGTCTTATTCTTATGATGATGCTTCTTACTTTTATAGTGACGTCCTCACTCGTTTTTTTTAACCTTCAGCTTGAAAAAAACCTCCTTTTGCAAGTGGAACGTCAGACCGGTGAACTTACAAAAGCAATTCAGATAGGAGTGGAGGAAATCACAGGGAAGACCGATAAAGCACGGCTTTCTAAATATCTGACAGATTTAAATAAAAAGGGGATTAAGGAAATCTCAATAATAAGCACCGATTCAAAAGAGATACTGGCAAGCACAAACCAGTTAAAGGTAGGTGCTCCGGTGTCGCACAGAAAAAAGGAACTTGTCATAAAGGCAGAGCTGGGTGAGCATGTTTCCGACGACGATAAGATTTACAATGTCATTATACCGATAGTAGCCGAGGGCCAGCAGTATGGCTACATACACTTGATAATTAATAAAGAGGATTTCTCCTCTTTGATTAAGCAAAACACTTTTAAGAGATTGTTCACGACAACGCTTGTCTTTAGCATAGCCACATTGATAACACTGGTGTTTTCAAGAAGATATACACTTCCGATTAAGCGTATAGTTGATGCCTCAAGGCGCATTTCGGCAGGAGACTTAAACCAGCGCGTAACAGTTGTAAGTAAAGATGAAATAGGGCAACTGGCTGATAGCTTCAACTACATGGCGGAAAAACTCAGGGAAAGTAAAAATCTTGAGGATAAACTGCGCGATGCTCAACACCTTACGGGTCTTGTTCAACTCACCCGTGATATGGCCCACGAGATAAGAAATCCACTTAACTTTATAAATCTCAGTATTGACTATATAAACGATAAATTTGTTCCTGCTGAAAAAGACAATGCTCAACAGTTTAAAAACCTTGTTGGCGGCATAAAACATGAAATCCAGCGACTCAATAAATTTGTAAATGACTACCTTGACTTCAGCCGTCCGCTTAAATTCACTCTTATACCGGTTAGAATAAACAGTCTTCTTGAGGACGTGTTAGCGTTGATATGGGCAAAGGCTGAGGCGGAGGGGGTTACAATAATCAAAGACTATGACTCAGATATTGAACTAAAAGTTGATCCGGACTTTTTCAAAACATGTATTTTAAATATAATAACAAATGCTTTTCAGGCAATGTCATACTCCGGAAGAGCCGGGGTGCTAAGGATAACAACGGTGCACACAGAGGAGGAGTTTATGCTCTCAATAAGCGACAATGGAACAGGTATTTCAGTGGAGAACAAAAAAAAGATTTTTGAACCATTTTTTTCCACCAAACAAAATCATCCCGGCCTTGGCCTTCCTATGACCTTAAGGGTGATGGAGGAGCATGACGGGCGAGTGGAAATAGAAAGTACGGAAGGAGAGGGTGCAGAGGTAAGATTGATTCTGCCTTGCCCGTGTACAACACTGTGTCCAGAATAA
- a CDS encoding c-type cytochrome, whose amino-acid sequence MKKLKYILIAALCMFFLNIGVTATTVKAGDGADVKPGEKLYNTRCAPCHGKKGDGNGAAGVLRKEEAGGRILEIRPRDFTLGLYRFRTTSSGCLPSDDDLLRTITNGIPRSFMTNLKDLPLEERKALREHIKTFSSRFTEDQPCEPIKAIRPPWVGSEDSVKKGKVVYKDMKCWECHGETGKGDGTKSNDIKDDWGFQILPFNFLTGDLKKGSAPEDIYMTFTTGLDGTGMPSYEDTLNEERRWHLVSYTLKLMGKLDKKKGH is encoded by the coding sequence ATGAAGAAACTGAAATATATATTAATCGCAGCGCTATGTATGTTTTTTCTGAACATAGGTGTCACTGCTACTACAGTGAAAGCAGGGGATGGCGCAGATGTCAAGCCGGGTGAAAAGCTCTATAATACTCGTTGTGCGCCATGCCATGGTAAAAAGGGAGACGGCAATGGGGCGGCGGGAGTGCTCAGAAAAGAGGAGGCCGGCGGACGCATTCTTGAAATACGTCCGAGGGACTTTACGCTGGGGCTTTACAGATTTCGTACTACCTCTTCCGGCTGTTTGCCCTCAGATGATGACCTTCTCAGAACTATAACAAACGGCATCCCAAGGTCATTTATGACAAATTTAAAAGACTTGCCGCTGGAAGAAAGAAAGGCCTTGAGGGAGCATATAAAGACATTTTCATCGAGATTTACCGAGGACCAGCCGTGTGAACCAATAAAGGCTATCAGGCCGCCGTGGGTAGGTTCTGAGGACTCGGTAAAGAAGGGGAAAGTGGTTTATAAGGATATGAAATGTTGGGAATGTCACGGTGAAACCGGTAAAGGCGATGGAACCAAGTCTAATGATATTAAAGATGACTGGGGTTTTCAAATATTACCCTTTAATTTCCTTACAGGCGATCTTAAAAAAGGCTCGGCTCCTGAGGACATCTATATGACCTTTACAACAGGGCTTGACGGCACTGGAATGCCCTCATACGAGGATACGTTAAATGAGGAGAGAAGATGGCATCTCGTCTCATATACCCTTAAACTTATGGGCAAACTTGACAAGAAAAAGGGACATTAA
- a CDS encoding c-type cytochrome — protein MHSRFYLSVLLISGLLVISYLGLTAYHAVMPEWKYYQAEYKDLLVKNAKDEATKKRAKAMPLGFKQIYLSDLKREDRCVNCHAGVDNPLMEDVKVPFKKHSGNYLVNHPVDKFGCTVCHEGQSFATNKKEAHGKGHETHWDHPILPLNYVQNACLQCHDLNMLTKNGGDNVVKGETLFREKGCKGCHKLNGVGGDIGKALDGVGYQPIAYFPMKHVTGERTVFNWLKQHFDDPRALVAESAMKVKLQQGEADLLTTYMLSLRSDEMPKKYRRINYTSQGKQDGEALYKMYCGACHSDGDKSLYDEIFKRTVPAIKNPSFLKIMDDKNLEVIIKEGRGGTQMTAWKSTAAGLSDEDIKEIIGYLVQNRPMEPQEPFGLAAFKGNAQHGKDIYELNCAVCHGKEGKGGEDLLGISLRSPVVQKKVDPELLAVTIADGRAGTPMPPFIKDSAALSKQDVADVVAFIREFPSAAK, from the coding sequence ATGCACAGTAGATTTTATTTATCCGTTTTATTGATATCCGGGCTACTTGTCATTTCTTACTTAGGATTAACGGCATATCATGCGGTAATGCCTGAGTGGAAGTACTATCAAGCCGAGTACAAGGACTTACTGGTCAAAAATGCTAAGGACGAGGCTACAAAGAAAAGGGCTAAGGCCATGCCTCTGGGGTTTAAGCAGATTTACCTAAGTGATTTAAAAAGAGAGGACCGCTGCGTGAACTGTCATGCGGGAGTGGATAATCCACTAATGGAAGATGTCAAAGTGCCGTTTAAGAAACACAGTGGCAACTACCTTGTCAATCATCCGGTGGATAAATTTGGATGTACTGTATGTCATGAGGGCCAGAGTTTTGCCACAAACAAAAAGGAAGCACACGGTAAGGGGCATGAAACCCACTGGGACCACCCAATCCTGCCGCTTAACTATGTTCAAAACGCATGTTTACAGTGCCATGACCTTAACATGTTAACTAAAAACGGCGGCGACAATGTTGTAAAAGGCGAGACACTGTTTAGAGAGAAAGGCTGTAAAGGCTGCCATAAGCTAAATGGTGTGGGTGGAGATATCGGCAAGGCGCTGGACGGTGTAGGTTACCAGCCGATAGCCTATTTCCCGATGAAACACGTCACAGGGGAGCGTACAGTGTTTAACTGGTTAAAGCAGCACTTTGACGACCCTCGCGCTTTAGTGGCGGAATCTGCAATGAAAGTCAAACTCCAGCAGGGTGAGGCCGATTTGCTGACTACTTACATGTTGTCACTGAGGTCTGATGAGATGCCGAAAAAGTACAGGCGTATAAATTATACCTCTCAGGGCAAACAAGACGGCGAGGCATTGTATAAAATGTACTGCGGCGCCTGCCACAGTGACGGTGACAAAAGTTTATACGATGAGATATTCAAACGCACTGTGCCTGCTATAAAAAATCCTTCGTTTTTGAAGATAATGGATGACAAAAATCTGGAAGTAATCATAAAAGAAGGTAGAGGCGGCACTCAGATGACTGCATGGAAGAGCACGGCGGCAGGGCTTAGCGATGAGGATATAAAAGAAATAATCGGATATTTGGTACAAAACAGACCGATGGAGCCACAAGAACCATTTGGTTTAGCAGCGTTTAAGGGTAATGCACAACACGGTAAGGATATATACGAATTGAACTGTGCCGTTTGCCATGGTAAAGAGGGCAAGGGCGGTGAGGATTTACTAGGCATCAGCCTAAGATCACCAGTGGTTCAGAAAAAAGTTGATCCCGAATTACTTGCCGTAACTATAGCTGATGGCAGAGCCGGTACACCGATGCCTCCTTTTATTAAGGATTCGGCAGCGTTGAGTAAACAGGATGTTGCCGATGTGGTTGCTTTCATAAGGGAGTTTCCAAGTGCTGCTAAATAA
- a CDS encoding cytochrome b N-terminal domain-containing protein has product MNETDQSGISKFIGNLKSLTDSFIGSVFRGGQPTSDKSRASVIYNNFFMHIQGVKTHINTLRPSYTLGLGLIAFFLFVFVVVSGVFLMVYYNPSIENAFKTVKNINNVVFGGKVARNFHKWAGEGMIVFLFLHMARVFFTSSYKAGREFNWLVGIVLLILTFALNLSGYLLPWDQLSYWAMVIVSNIMMSPKELTDSLGLTKFFDVGTFTTDFVFAGLTPGKEALNRVYLFHVMLLPIIISIFVGIHFWRIRKDGGLTKPEGFTVRNSDIGYVLEPKKVGGIFPTYKTYGLMELAKGKTPAVDKDIENTVMSWPNLLIAELAVMMATLAGALIYSYYVDAPLKEMANALIPENPAKAPWYFLGLQELLSYSAFMGGVGLPSVALLGLALIPYLDREQEKVGVWFTDRRGKYIAAEAFIISIIVVIGMLAFAVNFGWLRNWFPEIPQLVITLINPGSIWVGFMMLWSLFVIKRTESTRMGAMALFVMFLVSYVILTYFATEMRGPNWDFYWSRSQWPIH; this is encoded by the coding sequence ATGAACGAAACTGATCAATCGGGAATTTCCAAATTCATAGGGAATTTAAAGTCGCTGACCGATTCTTTCATCGGCTCTGTGTTCAGAGGCGGGCAGCCAACCTCTGACAAGTCAAGGGCGTCGGTTATCTATAATAATTTCTTTATGCACATTCAGGGTGTTAAAACGCACATAAACACGCTGCGGCCATCCTATACTCTGGGGTTGGGGCTTATTGCGTTTTTTCTGTTTGTCTTTGTAGTGGTCTCGGGCGTTTTTCTTATGGTCTATTATAACCCCTCGATAGAAAATGCCTTTAAGACGGTAAAAAATATTAATAATGTGGTCTTTGGAGGTAAAGTAGCCAGAAACTTCCATAAATGGGCCGGCGAGGGAATGATTGTCTTTCTGTTTTTGCACATGGCAAGGGTGTTCTTTACCAGCTCATACAAGGCCGGCAGGGAGTTCAACTGGCTGGTAGGCATTGTGCTTTTGATTTTAACATTTGCACTTAACCTCTCCGGGTACCTGCTGCCGTGGGACCAACTCTCCTACTGGGCTATGGTCATAGTGTCAAATATCATGATGTCTCCAAAAGAACTCACCGATTCACTGGGGTTAACCAAATTTTTTGATGTCGGCACATTTACGACAGATTTTGTTTTTGCAGGCTTAACCCCTGGCAAAGAGGCTCTTAACAGAGTGTATCTGTTTCATGTCATGCTCCTTCCTATTATTATATCCATCTTTGTCGGCATTCACTTCTGGAGGATACGAAAAGACGGCGGCCTGACAAAACCGGAGGGATTTACCGTCAGAAACAGCGACATCGGCTACGTACTTGAGCCAAAGAAAGTCGGCGGTATATTTCCGACATACAAGACTTACGGCTTAATGGAATTAGCAAAGGGTAAAACCCCCGCTGTTGATAAAGATATCGAAAACACCGTTATGAGCTGGCCCAATCTGCTGATAGCTGAACTGGCAGTTATGATGGCCACACTGGCCGGAGCGTTAATATATTCATACTATGTGGATGCACCTCTTAAGGAGATGGCAAATGCGCTCATTCCTGAAAACCCTGCTAAGGCTCCATGGTATTTTCTTGGGCTTCAGGAGCTTCTGTCCTACTCGGCATTTATGGGCGGAGTCGGACTTCCCTCTGTGGCTTTGTTAGGGCTTGCACTTATCCCATACCTTGACAGAGAGCAGGAAAAAGTGGGCGTTTGGTTTACCGACAGAAGAGGAAAATATATAGCCGCTGAGGCATTTATAATCAGTATCATAGTTGTCATAGGGATGTTGGCTTTTGCGGTTAATTTTGGGTGGCTTAGAAACTGGTTTCCTGAGATACCTCAACTGGTTATCACACTTATAAATCCGGGCAGCATTTGGGTCGGATTTATGATGCTGTGGTCATTATTTGTTATAAAGAGAACTGAATCAACCAGGATGGGCGCTATGGCCTTGTTTGTTATGTTTTTGGTCAGCTATGTGATCCTTACATATTTTGCAACTGAGATGAGAGGACCGAACTGGGATTTTTACTGGTCAAGGAGCCAGTGGCCAATCCACTGA
- a CDS encoding Rieske (2Fe-2S) protein, with protein sequence MRSEDAQDKEGGVSRRDFLSFSALATAALAGLGILAGVFRFFKSDARYEESSSFKIGKPENFPVGTFKKLDDKKVFIFSDEGGLYAISSVCTHLGCLVFETETGFQCPCHGSKYNQAGKVTSGPAPRGLPWYEITQDVDGSLVVDSSREVPAGTKNRFA encoded by the coding sequence ATGAGGAGTGAAGATGCACAGGACAAAGAAGGAGGAGTCTCAAGACGGGATTTTCTGTCTTTCTCGGCTTTAGCTACTGCTGCGCTGGCCGGCCTGGGAATTTTAGCAGGTGTTTTCAGGTTTTTTAAATCAGACGCCCGTTACGAGGAATCAAGCAGTTTCAAGATTGGGAAACCTGAAAACTTCCCGGTGGGCACATTCAAAAAGCTTGATGACAAGAAGGTTTTTATTTTCTCGGATGAGGGCGGCCTTTACGCTATATCCAGCGTATGCACGCACCTGGGCTGCCTGGTTTTTGAGACGGAGACAGGTTTTCAATGCCCGTGCCATGGCTCAAAGTACAATCAGGCCGGCAAGGTAACATCGGGCCCGGCCCCCAGAGGGTTACCGTGGTATGAAATCACTCAGGACGTAGATGGCAGCCTTGTTGTTGATTCGTCACGTGAAGTACCCGCGGGCACAAAAAATAGATTTGCTTAA